cgcgtTGGCCGTTTCCTTCACAAGGCTTTCTGGCCCCTGCCTCGCCCGGTTCGGGGTGAGCGAGTGGACAAATCACGAGATTGCGAGATGAGGTTTCGCGTGGAATGGGTTGGTCTCTCAGGCGCAAAATCCACAGCGGGCTTCTCAAGATGTACGAGGGCGAGGTGCTCAACAAGTTCCCGATTGCTCAGCACTTTCTCTTCGGCTCGtactttccttttccttctctgccaaAGCCGGCAGGCTCTTGAGAGGGGAGCTTCGACGTTGAAGGTGGATCGAatgcgcgtctcgctcgcttctcggccCTGTTTTAAAGAAACATACAGGCAAGGAGCAGGTGTCTTGTCCGTCctgttcctccttttctatcttgtctttttcatccacttccgcctctttgtcctcgtccgtttcttcctgctcatctttttctcgatttcctcttcttttctgctactgggtctccgcttctttcttcccgctgGGTGTAGTTCTGTTCCTCCACAAAAGAGTTTGTcggggcgaaggagacagagaagaagacagggaagaagaaagaaagaggtgGAGGCgaacgaagagcgagaaggacaagagcCGGAAGACGACCGCCAGGGACAGATGCCCCCGGAGGACGTTGGCGGTTGAAACTCGAGcgaaaggcggaaacgcatTCCGGAGTTGTCTCTCTGGGGTTGCCCTACcatttgtttttcttcgtgttGTTCTCGCATaatctgtctcttttcctttcctttttgtcAGTACCTTTTCCCTAGATACTGTCAGCCCTTTTGtttggtgtctctcctttgcttcgCGATTTCCTCGTTCCGGCCCTGTGCGTTGCCTGTGGCCtcttcggcgcctcctccccTGAATCCTGGATTTCTCTGAAGCAGCACTTTTCGAATTCCGTCCTTGgtgtgctgtctctgctgttctcttccgcgcctgtttctttcctgtccgttcttctcgcatGTTTCCTGTTCCTAAGGCTCTGCTGTTTCCCAGTGggtttttcgtttttctctcaacgtgccgcagagaaggaagacggaaacacaCGCAACGGGAAGctcagaggagagacaaaactCGAGAACGGAAACAACGGCTGAAGTCCCTAGAcatgcagaaaagagacgagctTAGAAGCTAGATCGAAACCTGCACTGGAGTCTGTAGTAGGCCGACTCACGCGGTTttcgtgtctttttttcAACAACCTGCGccgtgtttttccttttctaGAGAGTCGAAATGCTCGGTTTGCTTACTCACCGAGACTGCGCCGCATGCTGAGGCCGTTCTTGGAAAGATAATCTCTCGCGAGAGCTTCTCACGATCACTTCCGCTCCCCCGTTCTTCCCTGCTCTGTCTTCACTCGAGACTTCTTTCTCCACTGCAGAGCCGGAGACGATAGGAAAACCTCTGGAGGAGCCAGGAGAAGGAACCAAAACATACGCATCAAGACAAGTACACGCGAaacaaaaaggagacaaagagggaaagagaaggggaacagAAGTGCGTCATACCGATCTTTCTCTAACGGCGACTCGGCGCCTAGAAGTTCAAGAGTCGATCCCACCGTGCGAAAAGGAATGTCCATTTAAAGCGCAGGCGTGCTTCCCCGCCACAAATACGTTCACCCTCCCAAACTGGGGGTTAACAAGCGGTTTGACGAATGATCGTTTCTTCACGATTCACGAGAGACAAACTGTAACCAGTTGTCAGCTTGCGAGGGGTGCCCAGTCAACACACGTGCACGAACCATcatcgagagagaagacctgAGTGAGAGAGCAGGAGGCGCGAgtgctggagaagcgaggcgatgcgaagaggaagagaggaaaactaCAACAGACACAGaacaaaagggagaaactCTTCGACGGCAGGCAGAGATATATCCGAACTCGATGTCAAGACCGATGCCGGCCCTAAGAGACCTACCGTTTATACGAGCCCAATCCATCTTATAACTTTGGTTTTTTAGTTGCAATGACCTTTGTACTCCAAATAATTGCAGGCATCACTCTAGCATTTAGATATACTTCAGAAGCCACGCCTGACAGAGAACAGCAGGCGTTTTCAGACAAACCCTTTTCTAGGGAGTATATCCGGCGAGTTGAGCTACTGACGGAGATCTTGAGTGTCTTTGCCATATCCATGCGACTTACATCTGTTGTAGTAAAGTGAAAAAGGCATGAGGATAGGCagcgcagaaaaacgaggacagGAAGAGCAATTGCGGCCACTTTAAGAGCACAGACGCCGTGGGGAGATGGAAAAAGGACGAACGTCTGATGACAGGAGCTGTATCGCTTCTACAGAAACACTTGCAAAGTGTGCGCccagagaagcgacgaaatGGAAAACATGTGCGACagtggaagaaaacagaagctCGTAAGGATGGAGCACGCAGCGACAGAGGGTTTCCTTGCATGCTTCGCTGTGGCGAAAGTCGTCTCAGTCAAAACGTTCTTTTTAATCTTTACTAGATAATGGAAACTGTTCCTGGGTCTGAGGGGGGACCGAAGTGTTTAAGAGAGACGTGAGTCTCGACAGAAAAAGCcaagagacacccgaaaaagaggacgaaaaagatCGAGAGCATTAGAGAGCGCGAGCGGAAAGCACCACTTGTTGCTCGGGGGCGCAGGGTTCGCGTTCTGTGGCCCGAAGAGCTTGCCTTACGTTCAGTTTTTGTCACAGTGTTTGGGACTGTTTTGTCACAAGCCTAGCGCGCATTTAGCGAGGCAGCTCTCGCATTGTTTATGACGGCTTTGTGCTAAATTCGGGGACTCTTTTTATCTCGCGAGCGTTTGTGTGCGGTGTCGATCGCTCTGCTAAAAAATGCGATGCGCTGGGCGTCTGATCGGTGGAGAGACGTGGACTCGGTGCTTGAACAGCAAGCACaactgtgtgtctgtgtcgcgAGTCCACCTCCGAAAAACACGGAACTCGCAACGCCCCGAGAGCGCGTGCGTCAAGCTCGTAGCGCTTTGCTTCGGTTGCTTTCACACTGCTGAAGGCTCTTTTCCAGGAAGCCTTGagacaaggaaaaaacgtggaaaaacagaggccGCATCCGCCTAggcgttctttctctcataGGGGGATGCCTTTCATCTTGCCTCGTCGCGCGGCGGGAGATTccgaaagggaagagacacaaaaacggGGAATCGAAAAAAGCCTAGTCTCCCCCTCCTCGCCCCTGGCGCTGGGCTGGACGGCCGGCTGCGTGTGCaactcgccgtcctctcgaAGTTTGAACGCGAGAAATGGCGAGACCCAACGTAGAATCCTCCACCGCTCGAACCGTGGTGAcgcgctctcgtctttgcGCTTCACCGTGTTTCCATCGGAGCCGGTCCATTGCCTCTAACcactccttttctgtcgcccGGAACACGTGACAGTTTCGCGGGAAACAAAATTCgagcagagacagtggaCAAGAGAGGACAAGAGAGCGTTGACCCTCTGCTGTCTAATAGCTTTTCTTGCTCTCCGACTTCCTGCTCGAGCTGGTCGCGGCCGTTCGGgggctctttctcctttccggAACGCTCACTTCCTCCTCCGAGACAGTCGGGGAGTGCAAGTCGGACATTTGTCCACTTGTGcaaaaatgcatgcacatcttCAGCATGAGGCCAAACCTGAGGGACAAAACGTTGAAAACAGGGAGACCGAATCACACCGCCGCACGGACACGGATCCTGCAGTCAAAAAGACATCTACACACTACACACATCACTCTAGACAGCTGTCTAGATAGCTTACGTATCTAAAAAGATGCGAGTACCTATTTATATTGATCTTTATATCTATTCAAATCCATCACCTGCCGTCCGTCAAACAGGGACTCTGGGCAAAAACAAGACAGCCTCCGCACTCACACATGCTTGCATGGATTCACGTACCACGGGATTACCAACTGATATACACACGTgtgtgcttctctctgcatgtgttCGCTTCgccaacatatatatatatatatatatatacatattatagagagagagcgagaaagaagggtAGACATGCTCACCAGTAGATGTTCATGACAAAGAGAGtgaggaggaggcagacgaagaatCCCCAGTCTTCTCCGTCCGCAGTGGCCTTCATGCTCTTGACGTTTTTGAAAATCGGAAACAGCGCAGCGACGGGGAAAGCAAACAGGCGCAAATATCCCcaagagacgacgaggcaggcaaacaggaaaaaggtTACAACCTTGTGGCGGGTATCCACAAATACTTTGCacctgaagagacagaaccgAAAACACCCGGCGCACAGACGGCACATACACGACTATATATGTAGGTTCTATGCACATATAATTGGATATGTGTTTACGGCCGATTCGTGGATATGCatctacagatatatatatatatatatatgtatatgcatgtacgtCTATggtatgcatgcatagaaAACCACACACGCACTCTCACGGCAGAAATGTCGGGCATTTAAAGGAAGTGGACAACCGctctccagagacacagagccgTTGGTTTCGAAACGTTTGTGGATCGCGGAGAAGCCCTCAGCGAGACAGTTCCAAAACAGAGCGAAAGCCATCGCTTCGGCGACTGGCGACGCACCCGCAAGAGAAGATATCGCAAAAGTCGTGGCAGAAGAGAATGATAGATCCAACGCGGAGAAAGTTGCCTTGGtaggagaagaagatgagcaGCATGGCGCACACGCAAGGCAAGAGCGTCTCGTAGAAGTCTGGAAGCttcggagagaggagcagagagatgAAGCAGGCGACGTGGTACCCCGCGGAAATGTAAAAGTAAATGTGGGTAAAGGGATGCGACTCTTGGTTCGGGTAGTCTGCAgatgcacacagagaggacgaggaaaatGAGGGAACAGGAGAGGGGGCTAACGTCCGGATAACACGGCCAAAAAggcaaaagcgaaacgcaaagagagacgaacaaaAGCAAACATGTGGGAAAGCGGTACGTGTAAAAGAcatgcgcgcatgcatagatgagggctgcatgcatataccCAGGGAAATGCGTGGTCCACAGTGAAgcccgagagacagagtTCTAGGGCAGGGGCACCTCGGGAGCATCTcatttctctcccttcctttccgAGCGCAGTGCCTCTTCCCGGTCCGCGCTGCACGTCGGCATGTCGCGAACACTCACGACGCGCCAAAGCaaacgcgagggaggcgccATCGAcgccgttctcttttctcaccTTTGAAGAGCTCGGtttcgtcgccttttccaCCGAGGAGTCTGGGCCACCAAGACTCGttgtggaggaagaagaaagccgcaAATGTGAGCGAAAGGAAGTAGATCGACTTAAAGGCCATCTCCGAGAAGCGTCGCTGCTTCAAGGCAAACACCTGGCGAGCCCACCGACTGCAAGGAGAAAATCAAAGCATTTGTGACAAAAAAACACCAAACATCCCACAGAGTCTAATGATTCTACGTAAGTACACTGCTAGATAGGATATGTAGGTATGATGCATCTTCTCTTCGaatatatttatgtatatatatatatatatatatatatggaagtAGGGAAGTACGTAGGTACGAAAACAAGGCTTGCATTTGTTCCGAGATGAGGGCGAAGTGAAGGGACGCGCGAAACGAGTGCCAGAAaagcacagaaaagacacgAGGGACATTGCACGTGAAAGCGAAGGCAACGAAgtagcagagagagaaggtaGAGGAACGACAATATAGGACGTCAGGCAGAATTCAACCGGCAGGCCACACaggagaggggggaagaaaaggcgtccgtttccgcctttgGTGAGTGGTGAAAATGACTAGAAATCAGAAAAGGCAGTATCCAGTTTCCCGAAATCCTACTCGCGAGGCAGCATGCGTTCTGCGAGCGACTGCAGGAGTCGACGGCCCACACTCTGAGAGCGTCACATGcacaaaaaaaggaagaacaTCGAAAAAACATGCAAAaatgcgagaagaaaagcgcgtGCGCGCGTGGAAA
This sequence is a window from Neospora caninum Liverpool complete genome, chromosome V. Protein-coding genes within it:
- a CDS encoding longevity-assurance (LAG1) domain-containing protein, translating into MKLDPFFTFLLGIVVTWSMYHFFYIKDRVADRQKHFAAYPKTYDVVSASALIAGACLLIQSVGRRLLQSLAERMLPRDRWARQVFALKQRRFSEMAFKSIYFLSLTFAAFFFLHNESWWPRLLGGKGDETELFKDYPNQESHPFTHIYFYISAGYHVACFISLLLSPKLPDFYETLLPCVCAMLLIFFSYQGNFLRVGSIILFCHDFCDIFSCGCKVFVDTRHKVVTFFLFACLVVSWGYLRLFAFPVAALFPIFKNVKSMKATADGEDWGFFVCLLLTLFVMNIYWFGLMLKMCMHFCTSGQMSDLHSPTVSEEEVSVPERRKSPRTAATSSSRKSESKKSY